The Bradyrhizobium sp. WBAH42 genome includes a window with the following:
- a CDS encoding 2-dehydropantoate 2-reductase, which translates to MVADRSIVVAGAGAIGCFVGGKLAAAGRRVALLVRPRVKTEIERFGLLLTDFDGSETKLGAGQLALSEDPSILHSAGIVLVTVKSADTAAVADQIAQHAPEDAVIVSLQNGIGNVAVLRERLGGRSVLAGMVPFNVIAMGDGRFHRSTSGDIHVGEDSVNTAVALSVSGLSVRASRDITGVQWGKLIINLNNALSALSDMPLAAQLANRDWRRLFADQMAEGLAALKAAGIVPVSSTPIPTSWSPALLRLPDAIFGAILGRTMKIDPEARSSMWQDLKQGRKTEIDYLQGAVIALAEQNHVAVPLMRRIVALIKEAEAAGNGPPRLTPQQIRGVN; encoded by the coding sequence GTGGTTGCGGATCGATCGATCGTGGTGGCTGGCGCCGGCGCCATCGGCTGTTTCGTCGGCGGCAAGCTGGCCGCCGCCGGCCGGCGCGTCGCGCTCTTGGTGCGGCCGCGGGTGAAGACCGAGATCGAGCGGTTCGGCCTGCTTCTGACCGATTTCGACGGCTCCGAGACGAAGCTCGGCGCCGGCCAGCTAGCGCTGTCGGAAGACCCTTCGATCTTGCACAGCGCCGGCATCGTGCTGGTCACGGTGAAAAGCGCCGACACCGCCGCTGTCGCCGACCAGATCGCGCAGCATGCGCCTGAGGATGCCGTCATCGTCTCGCTCCAGAACGGCATCGGCAATGTCGCAGTGCTGCGCGAGCGGCTCGGCGGCCGGTCCGTGCTCGCCGGCATGGTGCCGTTCAACGTGATCGCGATGGGCGATGGCCGTTTCCACCGCTCGACCTCCGGCGACATTCACGTCGGAGAGGATTCGGTGAACACGGCCGTGGCGCTCTCGGTCTCCGGCCTCAGTGTGCGCGCGAGCCGTGACATCACCGGCGTGCAATGGGGCAAGCTGATCATCAACCTCAACAATGCGCTGAGCGCGCTGTCCGACATGCCGCTCGCCGCGCAATTGGCGAACCGTGACTGGCGAAGATTGTTCGCTGACCAGATGGCGGAAGGGCTGGCCGCACTGAAGGCCGCCGGCATCGTGCCGGTATCGTCGACGCCGATCCCGACGAGCTGGTCTCCGGCCTTGCTGCGGCTGCCCGATGCGATCTTCGGCGCGATCCTCGGGCGGACCATGAAGATCGATCCCGAGGCGCGCTCCTCGATGTGGCAGGATCTGAAGCAGGGCCGCAAGACCGAGATCGACTATCTGCAAGGCGCGGTCATTGCGCTCGCCGAGCAGAACCATGTCGCCGTGCCGCTGATGCGCCGCATTGTTGCGCTGATCAAGGAAGCCGAGGCGGCCGGCAACGGTCCGCCGCGGCTGACGCCGCAGCAGATCCGGGGCGTGAATTGA
- a CDS encoding YidB family protein, which yields MGLLDVLNGMQNGPRGPSTPSSEKSSGGMSPMTMALLGLLAWKAFKHFTTSQSGSAPQPSPSPAPPPVNAGAGGGGLSDILKGGLGGLLAGGAAGTVLSGGLGDLLNQLQQGGHGDAANSWVGKGENKPIAPGDLASALGADQIESLSAQSGLSREELLNGLSQYLPQVVDHLTPDGRLPTENELSGRI from the coding sequence ATGGGTCTACTCGACGTCCTCAACGGCATGCAGAACGGCCCGCGCGGCCCCTCTACGCCGAGCTCAGAGAAATCCTCGGGCGGCATGTCGCCGATGACCATGGCGCTGCTCGGCCTGCTCGCCTGGAAGGCGTTCAAGCATTTCACGACCAGCCAGTCAGGCTCGGCGCCGCAACCGTCACCATCGCCAGCACCGCCGCCGGTGAACGCGGGTGCAGGCGGCGGCGGGCTAAGCGACATTCTCAAGGGCGGCCTCGGCGGCCTGCTCGCGGGCGGCGCGGCCGGCACCGTGCTCAGCGGCGGTCTCGGCGATCTCCTCAACCAGCTGCAGCAGGGCGGCCACGGCGATGCCGCGAATTCCTGGGTCGGCAAGGGCGAGAACAAGCCGATCGCGCCGGGCGATCTCGCCAGCGCACTCGGTGCCGACCAGATCGAGAGCCTGTCCGCCCAGAGCGGCCTGTCGCGCGAGGAACTGCTCAACGGCCTCAGCCAGTATCTGCCGCAAGTGGTCGACCATCTGACGCCGGATGGACGGCTACCGACCGAGAACGAGCTCTCGGGCAGAATCTAG
- a CDS encoding GlsB/YeaQ/YmgE family stress response membrane protein has product MSMGGLLWIIVVGFIAGLIARWLAPGPNNPSGFILTTILGIAGAFLATFVGQAIGHYSPDQGAGFITATIGAVVVLFIWHRLVASGVIKG; this is encoded by the coding sequence ATGAGCATGGGCGGCCTGTTGTGGATCATCGTCGTCGGCTTCATTGCCGGCCTCATCGCGCGCTGGCTGGCGCCGGGGCCGAACAATCCGAGCGGCTTCATCCTCACCACCATCCTCGGCATCGCCGGCGCGTTTCTAGCGACCTTCGTCGGCCAGGCCATCGGCCATTACAGCCCCGACCAAGGCGCCGGCTTCATCACAGCGACGATCGGCGCGGTGGTGGTGTTGTTCATCTGGCACCGGCTGGTGGCGAGTGGCGTGATAAAGGGGTGA
- a CDS encoding SDR family NAD(P)-dependent oxidoreductase, protein MAKDGLCAIVTGSASGLGAATAEILARSGARLVINYSSSQKEAEATAETCRKAGAAEVLVAQGDVSKDEDCRKIVAAASGWGRLDILVNNAGTTKHVAHADLDGLSAEDFQRVYGVNTIGPFQMVRAARSLLEAGAKASGRPSAAVNVSSVAGISGVGSSIAYAASKGALNTMTLSLSRALAPLIRVNTVCPGYIDTPWFTKGRGEAQAKQVRDSVVAKVPLKVASSAEDIAQLVCFLAMPASSNMTGEVVRMDAGMHLVT, encoded by the coding sequence ATGGCAAAAGACGGCTTGTGCGCAATCGTGACGGGGTCCGCATCCGGGCTGGGTGCAGCGACTGCGGAAATTCTCGCGCGCAGCGGGGCGCGGCTCGTCATCAACTATTCGTCGAGCCAGAAGGAAGCCGAGGCGACGGCCGAGACCTGCCGCAAGGCGGGCGCCGCTGAGGTGCTGGTCGCACAGGGCGACGTCTCCAAGGATGAGGATTGCCGCAAGATCGTCGCGGCGGCGAGCGGCTGGGGCCGGCTCGATATCCTCGTCAACAATGCGGGCACCACCAAGCATGTGGCTCATGCCGATCTCGACGGCTTGTCGGCTGAAGATTTCCAGCGGGTCTACGGCGTCAACACGATCGGCCCGTTCCAGATGGTGCGCGCGGCGCGCAGCCTGCTCGAGGCCGGTGCGAAGGCTTCGGGGCGGCCCTCGGCGGCGGTGAATGTGTCGTCGGTCGCCGGCATCAGCGGCGTCGGCTCGTCGATTGCGTACGCCGCGAGCAAGGGCGCGCTCAACACCATGACGCTGTCGCTGTCGCGTGCCCTGGCGCCGCTGATCCGCGTCAACACCGTGTGTCCGGGCTATATCGACACGCCCTGGTTCACCAAGGGCCGCGGCGAGGCGCAGGCCAAGCAGGTACGCGACAGCGTCGTGGCGAAGGTGCCGCTGAAGGTCGCATCATCAGCGGAGGACATCGCCCAGCTCGTCTGCTTCCTGGCGATGCCGGCCTCCAGCAACATGACCGGCGAAGTCGTGCGCATGGATGCGGGAATGCATTTGGTAACGTGA
- a CDS encoding acyl-CoA dehydrogenase family protein, producing MAESDNIVVETAEKIFADLADPQTINNDKTNAWQAPLWQALSEAGLPLSWVADDLGGSGASLADGFALMGAAGRFAVAVPLAETMLAGWLLAQAKIASPEGEMTVLPATPKDRISLDADGALSGRARGVPFAKTAKHFAVLAHGKDGVSIALIDAAKARIEAGLNVGYDHSDTVTLDKVQPITIKPAPKGFEQIHLMLMGGVARSLQIAGALESMLDISVRYSNERVAFEKKISKFQAVQHNLARLAGESAAALAAATSAADAIANAKSFNDEIYLEAASAKIRCAEAAEKGGGIAHQVHGAIGFTMEHILHRYSLRALAWRDDFGSESYWAVELGKLVANRGADELWPLVASR from the coding sequence GTGGCGGAGAGTGACAATATCGTCGTCGAGACCGCGGAGAAAATCTTCGCCGATCTCGCCGATCCGCAGACCATCAACAACGACAAGACGAATGCGTGGCAGGCGCCGCTGTGGCAGGCGCTGAGCGAAGCCGGCCTGCCGCTGTCCTGGGTGGCTGATGATCTCGGCGGCTCGGGCGCGAGCCTCGCCGACGGCTTTGCGCTGATGGGCGCCGCCGGCCGTTTCGCGGTCGCGGTGCCGCTGGCCGAGACCATGCTGGCGGGATGGCTGCTGGCGCAGGCGAAGATCGCTTCGCCCGAGGGCGAGATGACAGTGCTGCCGGCCACGCCAAAGGACCGCATCAGCCTGGATGCCGACGGCGCGCTCTCCGGCCGTGCCCGCGGCGTGCCCTTCGCCAAGACGGCGAAGCATTTCGCGGTGCTGGCGCACGGCAAGGACGGCGTTTCCATTGCGCTGATCGACGCGGCCAAGGCGCGGATCGAGGCCGGACTCAATGTCGGCTACGACCACAGCGACACCGTCACCCTCGACAAGGTCCAGCCGATCACCATCAAGCCCGCACCGAAGGGCTTCGAGCAGATTCATCTGATGCTGATGGGCGGCGTCGCGCGCAGCCTGCAAATCGCCGGCGCGCTGGAATCGATGCTCGACATTTCCGTGCGCTATTCCAACGAGCGCGTCGCCTTCGAGAAGAAGATCTCGAAATTCCAGGCGGTGCAGCACAATCTCGCCCGCCTTGCCGGCGAATCCGCCGCGGCCCTGGCGGCGGCGACGTCCGCCGCCGACGCCATCGCGAACGCAAAATCGTTCAACGACGAGATCTATCTCGAAGCCGCCTCCGCAAAAATCCGCTGCGCGGAAGCTGCCGAAAAAGGCGGCGGCATCGCGCATCAGGTCCATGGCGCGATTGGCTTCACCATGGAGCACATCCTGCACCGCTACTCGCTGCGGGCGCTGGCCTGGCGCGACGATTTCGGCTCGGAGAGCTACTGGGCGGTCGAGCTCGGCAAGCTCGTCGCAAACCGCGGCGCCGACGAATTGTGGCCGCTCGTGGCATCGCGCTGA
- a CDS encoding acyl-CoA dehydrogenase family protein gives MTAALRFDPIRLPEKCEQLRKEVRAFLAEEIAAGTFDPHKPNREDTDAPEFSRRVGAKGWLGMTWPKKYGGQERSFLERYVVTEEMRVANAPTRRFFVADRQSGPVLLKYAPEHIKMDILPRICRGEICFAIGMSEPNSGSDLFAAKTRATKTDGGYLINGTKIWTSSAHIADYMIAIFRTSPPTKENRRHGLTQFLVKMKQPGIKVNPIGQITGQYEFNEVVFTDHFIPDDHVLGEVDGAWKQATSELAYERSGPERFLETYYVLTELVRAVGPNPDTRSAEGIGRLVAQLHTMRRMSVSVAGMLEAGKEPVVEASIVKDIGTVWEQQLPHRVRDLAAFVEETATNRETLERQLDFAIKTAPKLTIQGGTTEVLRGIIARGLGLR, from the coding sequence ATGACCGCTGCCCTGCGTTTCGATCCGATCCGCCTGCCCGAGAAATGCGAGCAATTGCGCAAGGAAGTGCGCGCCTTCCTCGCCGAGGAGATCGCCGCCGGCACCTTCGATCCGCACAAGCCCAACCGCGAAGACACCGACGCGCCGGAATTTTCCCGCCGGGTCGGCGCCAAGGGCTGGCTCGGCATGACCTGGCCGAAAAAGTATGGCGGCCAGGAACGCTCCTTCCTCGAGCGCTACGTGGTGACCGAGGAGATGCGCGTGGCCAACGCGCCGACGCGGCGCTTCTTCGTCGCCGACCGCCAGAGCGGGCCGGTGCTTTTGAAATACGCGCCCGAGCACATCAAGATGGACATCCTGCCGCGGATCTGCCGCGGCGAGATCTGCTTTGCCATCGGCATGAGCGAGCCGAATTCGGGCTCCGACCTGTTCGCGGCGAAGACGCGCGCGACCAAGACCGACGGCGGCTATCTGATCAACGGCACCAAGATCTGGACCTCGTCGGCGCATATCGCCGACTACATGATCGCGATCTTCCGGACCTCGCCGCCGACCAAGGAAAACCGCCGTCATGGCCTGACCCAGTTCCTGGTCAAGATGAAGCAGCCGGGCATCAAGGTGAACCCGATCGGCCAGATCACCGGCCAGTACGAGTTCAACGAGGTCGTCTTCACCGATCACTTCATCCCCGATGACCATGTGCTCGGCGAAGTCGACGGGGCCTGGAAGCAGGCGACGAGCGAGCTCGCCTATGAGCGCTCGGGCCCCGAGCGCTTCCTCGAGACCTATTACGTGCTCACCGAGCTCGTGCGTGCGGTCGGCCCCAACCCGGACACGCGCAGCGCCGAGGGCATCGGCCGCCTGGTCGCGCAGCTCCACACCATGCGGCGCATGTCGGTCTCGGTGGCCGGCATGCTCGAAGCCGGCAAGGAGCCGGTGGTGGAGGCGTCCATCGTCAAGGACATCGGCACGGTCTGGGAGCAGCAGCTGCCGCATCGGGTTCGCGATCTCGCCGCCTTCGTCGAGGAGACCGCGACCAACCGCGAGACCCTGGAGCGGCAGCTCGACTTCGCGATCAAGACCGCGCCGAAGCTCACCATCCAGGGCGGCACCACCGAGGTGCTGCGCGGCATCATCGCCCGCGGCTTGGGTCTGCGCTAA
- a CDS encoding enoyl-CoA hydratase/isomerase family protein translates to MSTYKDIGVEKVGHVGTIEIRRPPLNFFDISLINQIADALDEFDRDIEIRASVLSAQGKAFCAGANFGDPARQAQEAREAEKKGDPADSLGPINHLYIQAVRIFRARKPIVAAVQGAAIGGGLGLAVSADFRVTCPEARFSANFTKLGFHPGFGLTVTLPELIGKNNAELMFYTSRRVTGEEAYKWGLANELVPQDQVKAAAMKLAGEIAECSPLGLLSTRATMRNGLADRVMAATNHELAEQTRLRATEDFKEGVKATEERRAANFKGR, encoded by the coding sequence ATGAGCACGTATAAAGATATCGGCGTCGAGAAGGTGGGGCATGTCGGCACTATCGAGATCCGCCGCCCGCCGCTCAACTTCTTCGACATCTCGCTGATCAACCAGATCGCGGACGCGCTCGACGAGTTCGACCGCGACATCGAGATCCGTGCGTCCGTGCTCTCCGCGCAAGGCAAGGCGTTCTGCGCCGGCGCCAATTTCGGCGATCCTGCGCGGCAGGCCCAGGAGGCACGCGAAGCCGAGAAGAAGGGCGATCCCGCCGACAGTCTCGGCCCGATCAACCATCTCTACATCCAGGCCGTGCGCATCTTCCGCGCCAGGAAGCCGATCGTCGCCGCCGTGCAGGGCGCGGCCATCGGTGGCGGACTCGGGCTTGCAGTGTCGGCCGATTTCCGCGTCACCTGCCCCGAGGCGCGCTTCTCCGCCAATTTCACGAAGCTCGGCTTCCATCCCGGCTTCGGCCTGACCGTGACGCTGCCCGAACTCATCGGCAAGAACAACGCCGAGCTGATGTTCTACACCAGCCGCCGCGTCACCGGCGAGGAAGCCTATAAATGGGGCCTCGCCAACGAGCTGGTGCCGCAGGACCAGGTCAAGGCGGCCGCGATGAAGCTCGCCGGCGAGATCGCCGAATGCTCTCCGCTCGGCCTGCTCTCCACCCGCGCCACGATGCGCAATGGCCTCGCCGACCGCGTGATGGCTGCGACCAATCACGAGCTCGCCGAGCAGACTAGATTGCGCGCGACGGAGGACTTCAAGGAAGGCGTGAAGGCGACTGAAGAACGCCGCGCGGCGAATTTCAAGGGGCGGTAA
- a CDS encoding enoyl-CoA hydratase: MNDMVLQKLEGGLLTITMNRPERKNALNPEMVAGLVEAARRAADDPEVRAVLFKGAGGSFCVGGDVKSMAQGRAPLPFEQKLANLRRGMEVSRILHQMPKPVVAQLDGAAAGAGLSMALSCDLRIASESCKITTAFAKVGFSGDYGGTYFLTQLLGSARARELYLMSPVLTAREAHAIGMVTKVVPDAEIDAAAHELALSLAQGPSIALGFIKRNINNAEHLALEDCFDGEAIHHTRCGDTEDHKEAAKAFVEKRKPTFRGA, encoded by the coding sequence ATGAACGACATGGTCCTGCAAAAGCTCGAAGGCGGGCTGCTCACCATCACCATGAATCGCCCGGAGCGGAAGAACGCGCTCAACCCCGAGATGGTCGCCGGGCTGGTCGAGGCGGCGCGGCGCGCGGCGGATGATCCCGAGGTGCGGGCGGTGCTGTTCAAGGGCGCCGGCGGCTCGTTCTGCGTCGGCGGCGACGTCAAGTCGATGGCGCAGGGGCGCGCACCGCTGCCGTTCGAGCAGAAGCTCGCAAATCTTCGCCGCGGCATGGAGGTTTCGCGCATCCTGCATCAGATGCCGAAGCCCGTGGTGGCGCAGCTCGATGGTGCGGCGGCCGGCGCCGGTCTGTCGATGGCGCTGTCCTGTGACCTGCGGATCGCCTCCGAATCCTGCAAGATCACGACGGCCTTTGCCAAGGTCGGCTTCTCCGGCGACTACGGCGGCACCTACTTCCTGACCCAGTTGCTCGGCAGCGCGCGGGCGCGCGAGCTCTATCTGATGTCGCCGGTGCTCACGGCGAGGGAAGCGCACGCGATCGGCATGGTGACGAAGGTCGTGCCCGACGCCGAGATCGACGCCGCCGCGCACGAGCTCGCACTGTCGCTGGCGCAGGGCCCGTCGATCGCGCTCGGCTTCATCAAGCGCAACATCAACAATGCCGAGCACCTGGCGCTGGAGGATTGCTTCGACGGCGAGGCGATCCATCACACCCGCTGCGGCGACACCGAGGACCACAAGGAGGCCGCCAAGGCCTTCGTCGAGAAGCGCAAGCCGACCTTCAGGGGCGCATGA
- a CDS encoding ABC transporter substrate-binding protein, which yields MKSILSGIFAAAFALNASAAQAQDKPPLKIGGILDMSSLYADITGPGSETAAKMAVEDFGGEVLGRKIQVLAADHLNKADLSANIARDMLDNQGVEMIYDVAASATALAAGEIAKARNKIVMFNGPGSIRLTNEACGPYTIHYVFDTYGQANVTGLAAVKSGLDSWFFLTADYAFGQDLEKDTSAVVTKTGGKVLGAVRHPLNTSDFSSFLLQAQASKAKVIGLANAGGDTINAIKQAAEFGITKGGQKVSPLLAFVTDIDSIGLETAQGLLLAEAFYWDLNDDTRAFSKRFMERTKRVPTSAQAGVYSSVTHYLKAVKAAGTTDAAAVIKLMKETPINDFFAKGGKIREDGRMVHDMYLFEVKKPSESKGRWDDYKLLATVPGNEAFQSLEQSRCPLVKK from the coding sequence ATGAAGAGTATTTTGTCCGGCATTTTTGCCGCCGCGTTTGCCCTCAATGCGAGCGCCGCACAGGCCCAGGACAAGCCGCCGCTGAAGATCGGCGGCATTCTCGACATGTCGAGCCTTTATGCGGACATCACCGGCCCCGGCAGCGAGACTGCGGCGAAGATGGCGGTCGAGGATTTCGGCGGCGAGGTGCTGGGACGCAAGATCCAGGTGCTGGCGGCCGATCATCTCAACAAGGCCGATCTCTCCGCCAACATCGCCCGCGACATGCTCGACAACCAGGGCGTCGAGATGATCTACGACGTCGCGGCCTCCGCGACCGCGCTTGCCGCCGGCGAGATCGCGAAAGCGCGCAACAAGATCGTCATGTTCAACGGGCCGGGCTCGATCCGTCTCACCAACGAGGCCTGCGGCCCCTACACCATCCACTACGTGTTCGACACCTACGGCCAGGCCAATGTGACCGGTCTTGCGGCGGTGAAGTCGGGTCTCGACAGCTGGTTCTTCCTCACCGCCGACTACGCCTTCGGCCAGGATCTGGAGAAGGACACCAGCGCCGTCGTGACCAAGACCGGCGGCAAGGTGCTCGGTGCCGTCCGCCATCCGCTCAACACGTCGGATTTCTCGTCCTTCCTGCTCCAGGCCCAGGCCTCCAAGGCCAAGGTGATCGGGCTCGCGAATGCCGGCGGCGACACCATCAACGCCATCAAGCAGGCGGCGGAGTTCGGCATCACCAAGGGCGGCCAGAAGGTCTCGCCGCTGCTCGCCTTCGTCACCGATATCGACTCGATCGGGCTCGAGACCGCGCAGGGTCTGCTGCTCGCGGAAGCGTTCTACTGGGATCTCAACGACGACACGCGTGCCTTCTCGAAGCGCTTCATGGAGCGCACCAAGCGGGTGCCGACCTCGGCGCAGGCCGGCGTCTATTCCTCCGTCACGCATTACCTGAAAGCCGTGAAGGCGGCCGGCACCACCGACGCCGCGGCGGTGATCAAACTGATGAAGGAGACGCCGATCAACGACTTCTTCGCCAAGGGTGGCAAGATCCGCGAGGACGGCCGCATGGTCCACGACATGTACCTGTTCGAGGTGAAGAAGCCGTCGGAGTCCAAGGGCCGCTGGGACGATTACAAGCTGCTCGCCACCGTCCCCGGCAACGAGGCATTCCAGTCGCTGGAGCAGTCGCGCTGCCCGCTGGTGAAGAAATGA
- a CDS encoding thermonuclease family protein — protein MTEYGETSSHPTTLEVWLPRSATSPGHVTQRLRLIVLFLLVAANTAFAAPCQFESQGEGRVAAIVDARSVRLDDGREIRLSGIVPTATTKQALTSLLAGRDVMLRSADDTPDRYGRQSALVFIGESDTSVQAMLLARGEAVVSAEIVDKDCAAALMASEAAARRQKMGSWADPSAIKNAESPDDILAEIGRFAVIEGKVLSVRQAGATTYLNFGRNWTRGFAVTISKRTLAAFENAGMALKSLENRRIRVRGWVEGTTGPRIDVRLLGQVELLGANEPTGVRP, from the coding sequence ATGACGGAGTATGGCGAAACCTCTTCGCACCCAACCACGCTTGAGGTATGGTTGCCGCGCAGCGCAACCTCTCCGGGTCACGTGACGCAACGGCTTCGCCTCATCGTCCTCTTTCTTCTCGTTGCGGCTAACACCGCCTTCGCCGCACCCTGCCAGTTCGAGTCCCAGGGCGAAGGCCGCGTTGCAGCCATTGTCGATGCGCGCAGCGTGCGTCTCGACGACGGCCGCGAGATCCGCCTCAGCGGCATCGTGCCGACCGCGACCACGAAGCAGGCGCTGACCTCGCTGCTCGCCGGCCGCGACGTGATGCTGCGGAGCGCTGACGACACGCCCGATCGCTACGGCCGCCAGAGCGCGCTGGTCTTCATCGGCGAAAGCGACACCTCGGTGCAGGCCATGCTGCTCGCCCGGGGCGAGGCCGTGGTCTCCGCCGAGATCGTAGACAAAGACTGCGCGGCTGCCCTGATGGCGTCCGAAGCCGCGGCGCGGCGTCAAAAAATGGGCAGCTGGGCTGACCCGTCGGCCATAAAAAACGCGGAAAGTCCGGACGATATTTTGGCGGAGATCGGGCGCTTTGCGGTAATCGAGGGCAAAGTCCTGTCAGTCCGGCAAGCTGGGGCAACGACCTACCTCAACTTCGGACGGAACTGGACACGCGGCTTTGCCGTGACTATTTCAAAGCGCACGCTAGCGGCGTTCGAAAACGCCGGCATGGCCCTTAAGTCCCTGGAAAATCGGCGTATTCGCGTTCGGGGCTGGGTTGAGGGGACGACGGGGCCGCGTATCGATGTGCGTCTCTTGGGACAGGTTGAATTGCTGGGCGCAAACGAGCCTACTGGGGTAAGGCCTTAA
- a CDS encoding M48 family metalloprotease codes for MGRFQTAATPTAVAMPKPKPAVAQTPATEKEHERILASYGGTYDDPKLEALVSKTVDRLVAASDRPDQGYKVTILNSGAVNAFALPNGQLYVTRGLLALASDTSELSSVLSHEMAHVLSKHAAMREDQARQAAIVTRVVTDMSNDPDLTALALAKTKLTMASFSRKQEFEADGIGVGISAKAHFDPYGAARFLSAMERNAELKAGKSSLDPRAQDFTSSHPATPERVQNAQNIARQYTAPEGAERDRESYLAAIDNLVYGEDPSEGFVRGRRFLHPKLGFTFQAPDNFTLDNTAQAVIGVREGGAQAMRFDVVRVPGEQSLGDYLNSGWMEGVEKASTEDLTINGFPAASATAKGDQWQFKVYALRFGSDVYRFIFAARQKSTESERNARETVNSFRRLTLEEIQAARPLRIKVITVQPGDTVESLSHRMAGVDHPAERFRVLNGLDRTAQVKVRDRVKIVAD; via the coding sequence ATGGGCCGGTTCCAGACTGCGGCGACCCCGACGGCCGTGGCGATGCCGAAGCCAAAGCCCGCCGTCGCACAAACCCCGGCCACCGAAAAGGAGCACGAGCGCATCCTGGCGAGCTATGGCGGGACCTATGACGATCCCAAGCTCGAGGCGCTCGTCAGCAAGACCGTCGACCGGCTGGTCGCGGCCTCCGACCGGCCCGACCAGGGCTACAAGGTCACGATCCTCAATTCCGGCGCGGTGAACGCCTTCGCGCTGCCGAACGGCCAGCTCTATGTCACGCGCGGCCTGCTTGCGCTCGCCAGCGACACCTCCGAATTGTCCTCCGTGCTCAGCCACGAGATGGCGCATGTGCTGTCCAAGCACGCCGCAATGCGCGAGGACCAGGCGCGCCAGGCCGCGATCGTCACCCGCGTCGTCACCGACATGAGCAACGATCCCGACCTCACCGCGCTGGCGCTGGCCAAGACCAAGCTCACCATGGCGAGCTTCTCGCGCAAGCAGGAGTTCGAGGCCGACGGCATCGGCGTCGGCATCTCCGCCAAGGCGCATTTCGACCCATACGGCGCCGCGCGCTTCCTGTCCGCGATGGAGCGCAATGCCGAGCTGAAGGCCGGCAAGAGCTCGCTCGATCCGCGCGCGCAGGATTTCACCTCGTCGCATCCGGCAACGCCGGAACGCGTGCAGAACGCGCAGAACATTGCCCGCCAATACACGGCGCCCGAAGGCGCCGAGCGCGATCGCGAGAGCTATCTCGCCGCGATCGACAACCTCGTCTATGGCGAAGACCCCAGCGAAGGCTTTGTCCGCGGTCGGCGTTTCCTGCATCCGAAGCTCGGCTTCACCTTCCAGGCGCCGGACAATTTCACGCTCGACAACACCGCACAGGCCGTGATCGGCGTGCGCGAGGGCGGCGCGCAGGCGATGCGCTTCGACGTCGTGCGCGTGCCCGGAGAGCAGTCGCTCGGCGACTACCTCAACTCCGGCTGGATGGAAGGCGTCGAGAAGGCCTCGACCGAGGACCTCACCATCAACGGTTTTCCGGCGGCGTCCGCCACCGCCAAGGGCGACCAGTGGCAGTTCAAGGTCTATGCGCTGCGCTTCGGCAGCGACGTCTATCGCTTCATCTTCGCGGCACGGCAGAAATCGACCGAGAGCGAGCGCAACGCGCGCGAGACCGTCAACTCGTTCCGCCGCCTGACGCTGGAGGAAATCCAGGCCGCGCGCCCGTTGCGCATCAAGGTCATCACGGTGCAGCCCGGCGACACCGTGGAATCGCTCTCGCACCGCATGGCCGGCGTCGACCATCCCGCCGAGCGCTTCCGCGTGCTGAACGGCCTCGATCGCACCGCGCAGGTCAAGGTGCGCGATCGCGTCAAGATCGTGGCGGACTAA